A region of Modestobacter marinus DNA encodes the following proteins:
- the aroB gene encoding 3-dehydroquinate synthase — MTAQRITVGGERPYDVVIGPGVQAQLGLVLDGTARAAVVHSRALAAAAGAAVETLQQAGVAAEAVVVPDGEAAKTAEVAAGAWEEFGRLGLTRSDAVVGIGGGAVTDLAGFLAATWTRGIRVVQVPTSLLAMVDAAVGGKTGINTAAGKNLVGAFHPPAAVLADTDALAGLPEAEFRSGLAEVVKCGFIADGAILDLLAADPTGRADTAELIARAVQVKADAVAADLYDTGRREFLNYGHTLGHAIERVEDFGWRHGEAVAVGLVFAAELACQAGRLSRADADRHRDLVAALGLPTSYQGDWALLQSVMRVDKKARGASLRFVVLDGLGAPAILTDPDQAWLDAAWAAVSEPSTHPTDTASSTHPSTPTEPA, encoded by the coding sequence GTGACCGCCCAGCGGATCACCGTCGGCGGCGAACGGCCCTACGACGTGGTCATCGGCCCGGGCGTGCAGGCGCAGCTCGGCCTGGTGCTCGACGGCACCGCCCGCGCGGCCGTGGTGCACAGCCGGGCGCTGGCCGCCGCGGCCGGTGCCGCGGTCGAGACGCTGCAGCAGGCGGGGGTCGCCGCGGAGGCGGTCGTCGTCCCCGACGGCGAGGCCGCGAAGACCGCCGAGGTCGCCGCCGGCGCCTGGGAGGAGTTCGGCCGGCTGGGGCTCACCCGGTCCGACGCCGTGGTCGGCATCGGCGGGGGAGCGGTCACCGACCTCGCCGGGTTCCTGGCCGCCACCTGGACCCGCGGCATCCGCGTCGTGCAGGTGCCGACCAGCCTGCTGGCCATGGTCGACGCCGCGGTCGGCGGCAAGACCGGCATCAACACCGCGGCCGGCAAGAACCTGGTCGGCGCCTTCCACCCGCCGGCCGCGGTGCTCGCCGACACCGACGCGCTGGCCGGGCTGCCCGAGGCGGAGTTCCGGTCGGGGCTGGCCGAGGTGGTCAAGTGCGGCTTCATCGCCGACGGCGCCATCCTCGACCTGCTCGCGGCCGACCCCACCGGGCGCGCCGACACCGCCGAGCTGATCGCCCGGGCGGTGCAGGTCAAGGCCGACGCGGTGGCCGCGGACCTCTACGACACCGGTCGCCGGGAGTTCCTCAACTACGGCCACACCCTGGGGCACGCCATCGAGCGGGTGGAGGACTTCGGCTGGCGGCACGGGGAGGCGGTGGCCGTCGGGCTGGTGTTCGCCGCGGAGCTGGCCTGCCAGGCCGGGCGGCTCTCCCGCGCCGACGCCGACCGGCACCGCGACCTGGTCGCCGCCCTCGGTCTGCCCACCAGCTACCAGGGCGACTGGGCCCTGCTGCAGTCGGTGATGCGGGTGGACAAGAAGGCGCGCGGTGCCTCGCTGCGCTTCGTCGTCCTCGACGGGCTCGGCGCGCCGGCCATCCTCACCGATCCCGACCAGGCCTGGCTGGACGCCGCCTGGGCGGCGGTCTCCGAGCCGTCCACCCACCCCACCGACACTGCGTCGTCCACCCACCCCTCCACCCCGACGGAGCCCGCATGA
- a CDS encoding prepilin peptidase translates to MTAVLTVAAAVLGLLLGPWLATITVRLAERDRAARPSSRRVVVTAVAGAAALAAAPALAGPRPATVALAWFGAAAVVLAGVDVARHRLPDRVVLPAAAVVALALSVDAAVLGTWPALGRAVAAAAVAWGLGTVARLVQPGGFGGGDVKLLGLLGLLLGWVGWSVLAAGVLAGFVLGALGALLLVALGRAGWRTAVAFGPPLLGGAYVALALAAPLP, encoded by the coding sequence GTGACCGCGGTGCTCACCGTCGCCGCCGCCGTCCTCGGCCTGCTGCTCGGCCCGTGGCTGGCCACCATCACGGTCCGGCTGGCCGAACGCGACCGGGCGGCGCGTCCGTCGTCCCGGCGGGTGGTGGTCACCGCGGTCGCCGGCGCGGCGGCGCTCGCCGCTGCGCCCGCGCTCGCCGGGCCGCGGCCGGCCACCGTCGCCCTGGCCTGGTTCGGCGCGGCGGCCGTGGTGCTGGCCGGGGTCGACGTCGCGCGGCACCGGCTGCCCGACCGGGTCGTCCTCCCGGCGGCTGCCGTCGTCGCCCTCGCGTTGTCGGTGGACGCCGCCGTGCTGGGCACCTGGCCCGCGCTCGGCCGCGCCGTCGCCGCCGCAGCGGTCGCCTGGGGGCTGGGCACCGTCGCCCGGCTGGTCCAGCCCGGCGGGTTCGGGGGCGGCGACGTGAAGCTGCTCGGCCTGCTCGGTCTGCTGCTGGGCTGGGTGGGGTGGAGCGTGCTGGCGGCGGGGGTGCTGGCCGGGTTCGTCCTCGGGGCCCTCGGCGCGCTGCTGCTCGTCGCCCTGGGGCGGGCCGGGTGGCGCACGGCCGTGGCGTTCGGTCCGCCGCTGCTGGGCGGCGCCTACGTCGCGCTGGCGCTGGCGGCGCCCCTGCCGTGA
- the aroC gene encoding chorismate synthase has product MLRWLTAGESHGQQLTAILEGLPAGVRVQTADLDAQLSRRRLGHGRSARMSFEEDVVTLTGGVRHGVTQGGPIAVQVGNTEWPKWQSVMAADPVDPEVLEGQARNAPLTRPRPGHADLAGMQKYGFDDVRPVLERASARETAARVALGTVAQAFLHQVLGVRVVSHVVGIGPVTVPEGVLPGPEDNPRLDEDPVRCADPATSARMTAEIDDARRSGDTLGGVIEVVVHGLPPGLGSHVHWDRRLDSRLAGALMGVQSVKAVEVGDGLETARRRGSVAHDEIDVDDSADGRRSLSRRTDRAGGIEGGMTNGEVLRVRAAMKPISTVPRALATIDTATGEAAVAINQRSDACAVPRGSVVMEAMVSLVLADAVLEKFGGDSVAETRRNVQGYLDALPYR; this is encoded by the coding sequence ATGTTGCGCTGGTTGACCGCAGGTGAGTCGCACGGTCAACAGCTCACCGCCATCCTGGAGGGGCTGCCCGCCGGGGTGCGGGTGCAGACGGCCGACCTCGACGCCCAGCTCTCCCGCCGCCGTCTCGGCCACGGCCGCAGCGCGCGGATGAGCTTCGAGGAGGACGTCGTCACCCTCACCGGCGGCGTCCGGCACGGGGTGACCCAGGGCGGCCCGATCGCCGTCCAGGTCGGCAACACCGAGTGGCCGAAGTGGCAGAGCGTCATGGCCGCCGACCCGGTCGACCCCGAGGTGCTCGAGGGGCAGGCGCGCAACGCCCCGCTCACCCGCCCCCGGCCCGGCCACGCCGACCTCGCGGGCATGCAGAAGTACGGCTTCGACGACGTCCGCCCGGTGCTGGAGCGGGCCAGCGCCCGGGAGACCGCCGCCCGCGTGGCGCTGGGCACCGTGGCGCAGGCGTTCCTGCACCAGGTGCTCGGGGTGCGGGTGGTCAGCCACGTGGTGGGCATCGGCCCGGTCACCGTCCCCGAGGGCGTGCTGCCCGGCCCGGAGGACAACCCCCGGCTGGACGAGGACCCGGTGCGCTGCGCCGACCCGGCCACCAGCGCCCGGATGACCGCCGAGATCGACGACGCCCGCCGGTCCGGCGACACCCTGGGCGGGGTCATCGAGGTCGTCGTCCACGGCCTGCCGCCGGGCCTGGGCAGCCACGTGCACTGGGACCGCCGGCTGGACTCCCGGCTGGCCGGTGCCCTGATGGGCGTGCAGTCGGTCAAGGCGGTCGAGGTCGGTGACGGGCTGGAGACCGCACGCCGGCGCGGCTCGGTCGCCCACGACGAGATCGACGTGGACGACTCCGCAGACGGACGACGCAGCCTCTCCCGGCGCACCGACCGGGCCGGCGGCATCGAGGGCGGCATGACCAACGGCGAGGTGCTGCGCGTGCGCGCCGCGATGAAGCCGATCAGCACCGTCCCTCGCGCCCTGGCCACGATCGACACCGCCACCGGCGAGGCCGCGGTTGCGATCAACCAGCGCAGCGACGCCTGCGCGGTGCCGCGCGGCAGCGTGGTGATGGAGGCCATGGTCTCCCTCGTGCTGGCCGACGCGGTGCTGGAGAAGTTCGGCGGTGACTCGGTGGCGGAGACCCGGCGGAACGTGCAGGGCTACCTCGACGCGCTGCCCTACCGATGA
- a CDS encoding shikimate kinase, with amino-acid sequence MTGPVLIVVGPPASGKSTVGAAVAAALDLAFRDTDADVEVEAGTTVADLFVQQGEPHFRALEEQAVARALAEHDGVLALGGGAVTSAATRQRLVAHGRAGRAVVWLDVDVASAARRVGLSRDRPLLAVNPRAMLRTMLETRAPLYAEVATATVVTSARPIEDVVADVLTAVGAGTR; translated from the coding sequence GTGACCGGCCCCGTGCTGATCGTGGTCGGCCCGCCGGCGTCGGGGAAGTCGACGGTGGGCGCGGCGGTCGCGGCGGCCCTGGACCTGGCCTTCCGGGACACCGACGCCGACGTGGAGGTCGAGGCCGGGACGACGGTGGCCGACCTCTTCGTGCAGCAGGGCGAACCGCACTTCCGGGCGCTGGAGGAGCAGGCCGTGGCCCGGGCGCTGGCCGAGCACGACGGCGTGCTGGCCCTGGGCGGCGGCGCGGTCACCAGCGCCGCCACCCGGCAGCGGCTGGTCGCCCACGGTCGCGCCGGCCGGGCCGTGGTGTGGCTGGACGTCGACGTCGCCTCGGCGGCCCGGCGGGTGGGGCTGTCCCGGGACCGGCCGCTGCTGGCGGTCAACCCACGCGCCATGCTGCGGACCATGCTCGAGACCCGCGCCCCGCTCTACGCCGAGGTCGCCACCGCGACCGTCGTCACCTCCGCCCGCCCGATCGAGGACGTCGTGGCCGACGTGCTCACCGCCGTCGGGGCAGGCACGCGGTGA